ACGAATAAACATTTACTTCCTGTTGGGCGGTATCCGATGATTTATCATGCGGTATATAAACTAAAACAATGCGATATTACAGATATTATGATTATTACAGGTAAAGAGCATATGGGGGATGTTGTTAGCTTTTTAGGAAGTGGTCATGAATTTGGCGTGTCCTTTACGTATCGTGTGCAAGATAAAGCGGGCGGGATCGCACAGGCGTTAGGGCTTTGTGAAGATTTCGTCGGGAATGATCGTATGGTAGTTATATTAGGAGATAATATTTTCTCAGATGATATTCTTCCGTATGTTGAAGAGTTTGCAAATCAAAAAGAAGGTGCGAAAGTACTATTGCAATCTGTAGAAGATCCCGAAAGATTTGGCGTAGCACATATTCAAAACCGAAAAATAGTTGAAATTGAAGAAAAGCCGAAAGAGCCGAAAAGTTCTTATGCTGTTACGGGAATTTATTTGTATGATTCGAAAGTCTTTTCTTATATAAAAGAATTAAAACCTTCTGCACGGGGAGAACTTGAAATTACAGATATAAATAATTGGTATTTAAAACGAGGGGTACTTACTTATAATGAAATGAGCGGTTGGTGGACTGATGCTGGAACTCATGCTTCTCTTCAAAAGGCGAATACGTTAGCACAGGATATTAACTTTGGGAAACAGTTTAACGGAGAATAGGTGAGAATATGAAAGTTATAGAAACAAAT
This genomic interval from Bacillus thuringiensis contains the following:
- a CDS encoding sugar phosphate nucleotidyltransferase, with translation MKGIILAGGTGSRLYPITKVTNKHLLPVGRYPMIYHAVYKLKQCDITDIMIITGKEHMGDVVSFLGSGHEFGVSFTYRVQDKAGGIAQALGLCEDFVGNDRMVVILGDNIFSDDILPYVEEFANQKEGAKVLLQSVEDPERFGVAHIQNRKIVEIEEKPKEPKSSYAVTGIYLYDSKVFSYIKELKPSARGELEITDINNWYLKRGVLTYNEMSGWWTDAGTHASLQKANTLAQDINFGKQFNGE